The Streptomyces sp. DG1A-41 genomic sequence TCCAACTGCTCTGCCTCGCCGTCAGCCACTACGGCCTCGGACTCACCTCGCAGCGCGCGGACACCGTCTCCGGCGCGGTCATCGGCATGGCACTGGCCACGATTCTGCGGTTCTGGGGTACCCGTACATGGGTCTTCCGGGCGGAGGGCAGAGTCGGATCATGGACTGGCTGAAAAGGCTCCCGGTCGTCGGGCCGTGGGCGACACGGCTGATGATCACCCACGCGTGGCGGTCGTACGAGCGGCTGGACCGCGTGAAGTGGACGCGGCTGGCCGCCGCGATGACCTTCACCAGCTTCGTCGCGCTGTTCCCGCTGCTGACGGTGGCCGCCACCATCGCCGCCGCCACGCTCAGCACGCAGCAGCAGGACAGGCTCCAGGACAGGATCGCCGAGCAGGTGCCCGGCATATCCGACCAGCTGGACATCGCCGGCCTGGTGGAGAACGCCGGCACCATCGGCCTCATCGCGGGCGCCCTGCTGCTGTTCACCGGCATCAACTGGGCCGGCTCGATGCGCGAGTGCCTGCGCGCGGTGTGGGAACTGCCCGACGAGGAGGAGAGCCCGGTCCTGCGCTACGCCAAGGACGCGGGCGTCCTGATCGGCCTCGGCGGCGCGCTCCTCGTCACCATCGCCGCCTCCGCCGTCGCCTCGGCGATGATCGGCTGGATCACCCAGCACCTGGGCATCGACGAGGGCGGCTGGAGCGGGGTCCTGCTGCACATCGCCGCGTTCTTGGTCGCCGTGCTCGCCGACTTCCTGCTCCTCCTCTACGTCCTGACCCTGCTGCCCGGCGTCGAGCCCACGCGCCACCGCCTGGTCGTGGCGGCGCTGACCGGAGCGGTCGGCTTCGAGCTGCTGAAGCTGCTGCTCAGCGGCTACTTGCAGGGCGTGGCCGCGAAGAGCATGTACGGCGCGTTCGGTGTGCCCGTCGCACTGCTGCTGTGGATCAACTTCACCTCGAAGCTGGTGCTGTTCTGTGCCGCCTGGACGGCGACGCAGAGCAAGGAGGACGAACTCCCGGACGTCCCGGACGTCACGGGCGAGTCCGGCGACGCACCAGATCCGGCAGTGGCCAACGGCGGTTGACCAGGAAGGCGCCGCCCGCGAGCAGCACCAGCACACCGCCGGTGATGCCGAGTGCGGTCCCGATGCCGCTGGAGCCGTTCGCGGCCGGGGCGCTGGCCATCGGCTTCGAACCGGTCCCGGCCGTGCCGCTGCCACCGTTCCCGGAGCCGCCGGCCTCGCCGGAGGGGTTCGCGCCGGGCTGGGCGCCGGCCTGCGCGGCGCTCTTCGGCGGCACCAGCTCGCCCACGGGCTGCACCTTCCCGGCCGCCTTGAAGCCCCAGTCGAACAGCCGTGCGGTCTCCTTGTAGACCTCGTTGTGCTCGTCCTTCGCCGGGTTCATCACCGTGACCAGCAACACCTTGCCATCGCGCTCGGCGACACCGGTGAAGGTGGCGCCCGCGTTGGTGGTGTTGCCGTTCTTGACGCCGGCGATGCCCTGGTAGACGGGCAGGTCCGCGTCGCCGCTCAGCAGCCGGTTGGTGTTCTGGATCTCGAAGGACTTGCGGACCGTCTTGCCCTTCTTGTTCTTCTCCGTCGCGCCGGGGAACTTCGCGCTGACCGTCGAGGCGTACTCGCGGAAGTCCTTCTTCTGCATCCCGGAGCGGGCGATCAGCGTCAGGTCGTACGCGGAGGAGACCTGTCCCTCGGCGTCGTAGCCGTCCGGGCTGACGACGTGTGTGTCGAGGGCCTGGAGCTCCTCGGCGTGCTCGTTCATCTCCCTGACGGTGTTCTCGACGCCCTCGTTCATCGCGGACAGCACGTGCACGGCGTCGTTGCCGGAGCGCAGGAAGACGCCCAGCCACAGGTCGTGCACGGTATAGGTCTCGTCCTCCTTTATCCCGACCATGCTGGAGCCCGAGCCGATGCCCGCCAGGTCGGAGGGGGCGACCTTGTGCTTGGCCGTCCTCGGGAACTTAGGCAGCAGCGTGTCCGCGAACAGCATCTTCAGCGTGCTCGCCGGGGCCAGCCGCCAGTGCGCGTTGTGCGCGGCCAGCACGTCACCGGACTCGGCGTCGGCGACGATCCAGGAGCGGGCGCTCACGTCCTTCGGCAGCACCGGCACGCCGCTCGCCAGGTTCACCTGCGTTCCCGGCTGCCCGAGCCGGGCGCCGCCCACGGTCGACATCGACGCCGGGGGAGTGGCCGACGGGCTCGCCGACGGACTGCCCGAGGGGCTCGGGGCCGCGACGGCCGCGGGTGCGGCCAGGGCGAGGGACGACAGGACGGCGGAGGTGACCAGCAGGGATCGCCTGGCGGTCTTCTTCGGAGCGGGCACGATCGGAAACGTACATGCCATACGGGAGGAAGTCCCGCCCGTGCCCCCACCCCGGGACCGGAACCGGACAGGCTCTGGCGATACTGGTCTCATGCTGTGCTCATCCGGGGACAACCCCCGGACCCCCGGCCGCCCCCGGGAGCCCGGCGTTGTGATGAAAGGTCTGGTTTTGTGAAGCTCAGCCGCCCCGTCTCCTGGTTCCTGCTCGCCTTCGGGGTGTGGAGCTGGGTCATCTGGATCACTTTCGTCAAGAACCTTGTCAAGGACAGCAGCGGGCTCGCCTTCGACGACGGTCATCCCACGGCGTACTTCTGGGTGCACCTGCTGCTCGCCGTCGTTTCCTTCGTATTGGGGACGGTCATCGGGGCCATCGGGTTGCGTGGTCTGCGCGCACTGCGCCGGACGTCATAG encodes the following:
- a CDS encoding YihY/virulence factor BrkB family protein yields the protein MDWLKRLPVVGPWATRLMITHAWRSYERLDRVKWTRLAAAMTFTSFVALFPLLTVAATIAAATLSTQQQDRLQDRIAEQVPGISDQLDIAGLVENAGTIGLIAGALLLFTGINWAGSMRECLRAVWELPDEEESPVLRYAKDAGVLIGLGGALLVTIAASAVASAMIGWITQHLGIDEGGWSGVLLHIAAFLVAVLADFLLLLYVLTLLPGVEPTRHRLVVAALTGAVGFELLKLLLSGYLQGVAAKSMYGAFGVPVALLLWINFTSKLVLFCAAWTATQSKEDELPDVPDVTGESGDAPDPAVANGG
- a CDS encoding D-alanyl-D-alanine carboxypeptidase, yielding MPAPKKTARRSLLVTSAVLSSLALAAPAAVAAPSPSGSPSASPSATPPASMSTVGGARLGQPGTQVNLASGVPVLPKDVSARSWIVADAESGDVLAAHNAHWRLAPASTLKMLFADTLLPKFPRTAKHKVAPSDLAGIGSGSSMVGIKEDETYTVHDLWLGVFLRSGNDAVHVLSAMNEGVENTVREMNEHAEELQALDTHVVSPDGYDAEGQVSSAYDLTLIARSGMQKKDFREYASTVSAKFPGATEKNKKGKTVRKSFEIQNTNRLLSGDADLPVYQGIAGVKNGNTTNAGATFTGVAERDGKVLLVTVMNPAKDEHNEVYKETARLFDWGFKAAGKVQPVGELVPPKSAAQAGAQPGANPSGEAGGSGNGGSGTAGTGSKPMASAPAANGSSGIGTALGITGGVLVLLAGGAFLVNRRWPLPDLVRRRTRP